The following proteins are co-located in the Microcystis wesenbergii NRERC-220 genome:
- a CDS encoding adenosine kinase: MGKQYNVYGIGNALVDMEFQVSPELLQELGIDKGVMTLVDENRQTQLMEKLALDCKRSGGGSAANTLVAIAQLGGRGFYSCKVGNDELGKFYLQDLRACGLHTNEHGGEKEVGITGKCLVFVTPDADRTMNTFLGITGEISERELVPSAIANADYLYLEGYLVTSPTAKAAAIKGREIAQAAGVKTALSLSDPNMAIFFREGLLEMIGTGLDFVFANESEALTISGSEEIESAIAYFKTIAKGFAITRGANGSLIYDGENLLEIDSHPVQAIDTVGAGDMYAGAFLYGITHGMGYKGAGNLASLAAARVVSTFGARLQTEEIQSLRDLIVLG, encoded by the coding sequence ATGGGCAAACAATACAACGTTTATGGGATCGGTAACGCGCTCGTTGATATGGAATTTCAAGTCTCTCCTGAATTACTGCAAGAATTGGGCATCGATAAAGGAGTGATGACGCTGGTGGACGAAAATCGTCAAACCCAGTTGATGGAAAAATTGGCTCTTGATTGTAAACGCAGCGGCGGCGGATCGGCGGCGAATACCCTAGTAGCGATCGCTCAGTTGGGGGGTAGAGGTTTCTATTCCTGTAAAGTGGGCAATGACGAATTAGGTAAGTTTTATCTGCAAGATCTGCGCGCCTGTGGTTTGCATACCAATGAACATGGCGGCGAAAAAGAGGTGGGAATCACGGGAAAATGTCTAGTTTTCGTCACTCCCGATGCCGATCGCACCATGAATACTTTTCTCGGCATCACCGGGGAAATTTCCGAACGAGAATTAGTCCCCTCAGCGATCGCTAATGCCGATTATCTCTATCTCGAAGGTTATCTCGTCACCTCTCCCACTGCCAAAGCTGCCGCTATTAAAGGGCGAGAAATTGCTCAGGCTGCTGGAGTCAAAACCGCTTTATCCCTGTCGGATCCCAATATGGCGATCTTCTTCCGGGAGGGATTACTGGAAATGATCGGAACGGGGTTAGATTTCGTTTTCGCTAACGAGTCGGAAGCTTTGACTATTTCCGGCAGCGAGGAAATCGAGTCAGCGATCGCCTATTTTAAAACCATTGCCAAAGGATTCGCTATCACCCGGGGTGCCAATGGTTCTTTGATCTATGATGGCGAAAATCTCCTGGAAATTGACTCCCATCCCGTACAGGCGATCGATACCGTCGGTGCGGGGGATATGTACGCAGGTGCGTTTCTCTACGGTATTACCCACGGTATGGGTTACAAAGGAGCGGGAAATCTCGCTTCTCTAGCGGCTGCCCGGGTGGTTTCTACTTTTGGGGCGCGTTTACAAACCGAGGAAATTCAATCCCTGCGCGATTTGATCGTTTTGGGATAG
- a CDS encoding Nif11-like leader peptide family natural product precursor: MSIESVRQFSQIAQDDTWIKNSLEATTDRESLINLAVQLGSERGFSFTANEVEEYFTEERGGISITFEEVFSSFSLTRIDRTSSICSKPPYLARLICERAVNDFL; this comes from the coding sequence ATGTCTATAGAAAGTGTGAGACAGTTTAGCCAGATTGCCCAGGATGATACATGGATTAAAAATAGCCTAGAAGCAACGACAGATCGAGAAAGTTTAATAAATCTCGCTGTGCAGCTTGGTTCTGAGAGGGGCTTCAGTTTCACAGCCAACGAGGTAGAGGAATATTTTACAGAAGAGAGAGGAGGTATTTCGATAACGTTTGAGGAGGTGTTTTCATCGTTTAGTCTAACGAGGATTGATAGAACCTCCAGCATTTGCTCTAAACCGCCGTACTTGGCACGTTTAATATGTGAAAGAGCTGTAAATGATTTTTTGTAA
- a CDS encoding PatA/PatG family cyanobactin maturation protease — MQLLEHKLNISDILNALWHETLGDPNICIAVLDGPVDPSHPCFKGSNLTEIQTLVSGRSGTGYALQHGTHVASVIFGQHDSPVRGIAPQCRGLIVPVFAEGVKGSLAPCSQLDLARAITQAVEQGANIINISGGQMTQSGQADSLLVRAVQLCAENNVLIVAAAGNDGCQCLHLPAALPTVLAVGAMDAQGLPLDFSNWGDAYQNQGILALGENILGAVPGGGTALKSGTSFATPIVSGIVALLLSLQLKQGEPPDPQAVRTAILQSALPCNQQIAEDCRRFLAGSLDLAAVQTIILKGERTTMSELNSQETPQPAEANSTGQVEASTALPVLEKPMVTASAAISSPTQTTSANVPAVTPSSSSTSVTPSEGCSCGGGGPMQLVYALGELGFDYATEARRDSFTQAIPPTTNLLDYLAQNPWEAQSLIWTLNLDATPIYAIMPTGPFASETYARLREFYRNQTNPVEESNRVERISIPGYIGGSIRLLSGQTVPVIIPEVRGMFSWTVPALINSLVPLAMQAATQAATESERTPPTQEEVTGNLTRKLQEYLERIYYDYRNLGITPQERALNFSATNAFQATVVMLDAGIGDLALDSITVEKSPICRPDSDCYDIKLQFFNLVDNRRSGKVYRFTIDVSDVIPVTIGTVRSWSIAS; from the coding sequence ATGCAGTTACTTGAACACAAGTTAAATATCTCAGATATCTTGAATGCTCTTTGGCATGAAACTTTGGGGGATCCCAATATTTGCATCGCTGTTCTCGACGGCCCCGTCGATCCGTCCCACCCTTGTTTCAAGGGATCCAATCTTACAGAAATCCAAACTTTGGTGTCGGGGCGTTCTGGTACAGGCTATGCTTTGCAACATGGGACTCACGTTGCCAGCGTCATCTTTGGACAACACGATAGCCCTGTACGGGGAATTGCCCCTCAATGCCGGGGCTTAATTGTTCCGGTATTCGCCGAGGGAGTAAAAGGTTCGCTTGCCCCTTGCTCCCAGCTTGACCTGGCACGAGCCATTACCCAAGCCGTCGAGCAGGGAGCCAACATCATTAATATTAGTGGCGGTCAGATGACCCAATCTGGTCAGGCTGACTCCTTATTGGTTCGAGCCGTTCAGTTATGCGCTGAGAACAACGTGCTAATCGTGGCAGCAGCAGGCAACGATGGCTGCCAGTGCCTTCACCTGCCAGCAGCCTTACCGACAGTTCTGGCTGTAGGGGCAATGGACGCTCAGGGATTGCCTCTCGATTTTAGTAATTGGGGCGATGCCTATCAAAATCAAGGTATCCTTGCTCTAGGCGAAAACATTTTGGGGGCAGTTCCCGGCGGCGGCACAGCCCTGAAAAGTGGCACTAGCTTTGCCACTCCCATCGTCTCTGGTATTGTTGCCCTGCTGTTGAGCCTCCAACTCAAACAGGGAGAACCGCCAGATCCTCAAGCCGTCCGCACAGCCATCCTCCAGAGTGCTTTGCCGTGCAACCAGCAAATTGCCGAAGATTGCCGCCGCTTTTTGGCGGGGAGTCTCGATCTTGCCGCCGTACAAACTATAATCCTTAAAGGAGAGAGAACCACTATGTCAGAACTAAATTCCCAAGAAACGCCCCAACCAGCAGAGGCGAACAGCACGGGTCAGGTGGAAGCTTCAACTGCCTTGCCAGTCCTAGAAAAACCGATGGTGACTGCCTCAGCCGCCATTTCTTCGCCCACCCAGACAACTTCAGCCAACGTACCTGCCGTTACCCCTAGCAGCAGTTCAACTTCGGTTACTCCCTCAGAAGGGTGTAGCTGTGGCGGAGGCGGACCAATGCAGCTAGTCTACGCCCTCGGAGAACTGGGTTTCGACTACGCTACCGAAGCTCGTCGAGATTCCTTTACGCAAGCTATCCCGCCTACCACGAATCTATTGGACTATCTCGCTCAGAATCCCTGGGAGGCACAGTCGCTGATTTGGACACTCAATCTGGATGCCACGCCAATTTACGCGATCATGCCGACAGGTCCCTTTGCCTCTGAAACTTACGCTCGGCTTCGCGAATTTTACAGAAACCAAACAAATCCCGTCGAGGAGTCTAATCGCGTTGAGCGAATCTCAATTCCAGGTTATATCGGAGGTAGTATCAGGTTGCTTTCGGGGCAGACCGTTCCCGTTATTATCCCGGAAGTGCGAGGTATGTTCAGTTGGACTGTTCCAGCCTTAATCAACTCGTTAGTGCCACTTGCAATGCAAGCTGCAACGCAAGCTGCAACAGAATCGGAGAGGACACCACCAACGCAGGAGGAGGTGACAGGTAATCTGACACGTAAGCTTCAAGAGTATCTGGAGCGTATCTATTACGACTACCGTAACCTGGGCATTACCCCACAGGAACGGGCGCTAAACTTCTCAGCGACCAATGCCTTCCAAGCGACAGTGGTGATGCTTGATGCAGGAATAGGCGATCTAGCGCTTGACAGCATTACGGTAGAGAAGAGTCCTATCTGTCGTCCCGATTCAGATTGTTACGACATAAAGCTACAGTTTTTTAACCTGGTGGATAACCGAAGATCTGGAAAAGTCTATCGATTCACCATCGATGTCAGCGACGTGATTCCAGTCACTATTGGTACGGTCCGCTCATGGTCTATAGCCAGCTAA
- a CDS encoding DUF5615 family PIN-like protein yields the protein MIFLIDHNLKGHALVFLGAIATQGWLDIVPMQFVTFAEMDLSINSDDRTVWRLAQENQMILLTANRSMKGKDSLEQVMREENTSESLPVITVSNADRLLNDSEYRGRCVESLVEIVLDIDTYRGARRIFIP from the coding sequence ATGATTTTTTTGATTGATCACAATCTCAAAGGTCATGCCTTGGTTTTCTTGGGTGCGATCGCAACTCAGGGCTGGCTTGATATCGTCCCGATGCAGTTCGTCACCTTTGCAGAGATGGATTTGTCGATCAACAGTGATGACAGGACGGTTTGGCGACTTGCTCAAGAGAATCAGATGATTTTGCTTACCGCTAATCGCAGTATGAAAGGGAAAGATTCCCTAGAGCAGGTCATGCGTGAAGAAAATACCTCAGAATCATTGCCTGTCATCACCGTTAGCAATGCTGATCGGCTTTTGAATGATTCCGAATATCGAGGTCGGTGTGTTGAAAGTCTTGTTGAAATCGTGCTTGATATTGATACCTATCGAGGCGCAAGACGCATTTTTATTCCGTGA
- a CDS encoding DUF433 domain-containing protein: MTLASNGKTAIIRTERGLTIAGTRITLYDVMDYVTAQYPPKFIQGLFDLTEDQINTALAYIEAHRADVEAEYQQVLKEAEELRQYYEEQNRERVARIAAQPPKPGSEAAWEKLRVAKAKRESKV, encoded by the coding sequence ATGACGCTCGCATCTAATGGAAAAACCGCTATCATTCGTACAGAGCGAGGACTGACAATCGCAGGAACCCGCATCACCCTCTATGATGTGATGGATTATGTGACTGCTCAATATCCACCTAAGTTCATTCAGGGATTATTTGATCTGACGGAAGATCAAATTAACACTGCCCTGGCTTATATTGAGGCTCATCGTGCGGATGTAGAAGCTGAGTACCAGCAAGTTCTCAAAGAAGCTGAAGAACTCCGACAATATTATGAAGAGCAAAATCGTGAGCGAGTTGCCCGTATTGCTGCGCAACCACCTAAGCCAGGCTCCGAGGCTGCTTGGGAAAAGCTTCGAGTGGCTAAGGCAAAGCGTGAGTCGAAAGTATGA
- a CDS encoding DUF29 domain-containing protein codes for MDNKTMYEQDFYLWIRTTINQLQARQFERVDLENLLEELASMGRSEKRTIKSLLTRLLEHLLKLKYWAAERERNEGHWKGEIRTFRLDILDELKDSPSLKPYLLEIFDECYLSARKNASDRSQLPLDTFPVIPIGSLEQILDEDWFPAGDNLEI; via the coding sequence ATGGATAATAAAACCATGTACGAACAAGACTTTTATCTCTGGATTAGAACTACTATTAATCAACTGCAAGCCAGACAGTTTGAGCGGGTAGATTTAGAGAATTTACTGGAGGAATTAGCAAGTATGGGAAGGAGTGAAAAGCGCACAATTAAAAGTCTGTTAACCCGATTATTAGAACATTTACTTAAGCTCAAATATTGGGCGGCAGAAAGAGAGAGAAACGAAGGTCACTGGAAGGGAGAGATTAGAACTTTTCGTCTCGATATATTAGATGAACTTAAAGATAGTCCTAGTCTGAAACCTTATCTTTTGGAAATTTTTGATGAATGTTATCTTTCAGCCCGAAAAAATGCCAGTGACCGCTCTCAATTACCCCTCGATACTTTCCCCGTTATTCCCATTGGTTCCCTTGAACAAATTCTCGATGAAGATTGGTTTCCTGCGGGCGATAATCTGGAAATATAG
- a CDS encoding DUF29 domain-containing protein: MDNKTLYEQDFYLWIRTTINQLQARQFERVDLENLLEELASMGRSEKRKIENLLIQLLVHLLKLTYWTGEKSRNEGHWKGEIINFRRQIIEEIKDSPSLKPYILEIFEECYQFSRKEAQVRTQLPLDTFPAIPIGSLEQILDQDWFPTNNHE, from the coding sequence ATGGACAATAAAACTCTGTACGAACAAGACTTTTATCTCTGGATTAGAACTACTATTAATCAACTGCAAGCGAGACAGTTTGAGCGGGTAGATTTAGAGAATTTACTGGAGGAGTTAGCAAGTATGGGAAGGAGTGAAAAACGCAAAATCGAAAATCTTTTGATTCAATTGCTGGTACATTTGCTGAAACTAACTTACTGGACAGGAGAAAAATCTAGAAATGAGGGTCACTGGAAAGGGGAAATTATCAACTTTCGCCGACAAATAATCGAAGAAATTAAAGATAGCCCTAGTTTGAAACCCTATATTCTGGAAATCTTTGAGGAATGCTATCAATTTTCTAGAAAAGAGGCTCAAGTTAGAACTCAATTACCCCTCGATACTTTCCCCGCTATTCCCATTGGTTCCCTTGAACAAATTCTCGATCAAGATTGGTTTCCCACTAATAACCACGAGTAA
- the msrP gene encoding protein-methionine-sulfoxide reductase catalytic subunit MsrP, producing MVLIRLAKSWQISENEVTSESVYFNRRRFLQGLIGAGIAGSSLLLTACGKSSSSEALEKSLQLPKIEGFSKNPQFLTVNRPIVAETVAGRYNNFYEFGGGKNIWLKAQKLPTNPWTVEVGGLVKNPQTYDIDTIKKTFPLEERIYRFRCVEAWSMVLPWLGFPMSALIAAVEPKPEAKFVRFTSFYDPEITKGPGLHLGPLPWPYAEGLRIEEMANELAFFAVGIFGHDLPKQHGAPLRMVIPWKYGFKGAKSIVKIEFTAKQPATYWNTIDAHEYDFEANVNPSKPHPRWSQATEKFIGSRSDLSWEIIETLPYNGYGEYVASLYS from the coding sequence ATGGTCTTAATTCGTTTAGCTAAATCCTGGCAAATTTCCGAAAATGAAGTTACTTCCGAAAGTGTTTATTTTAACCGTCGTCGCTTTTTACAGGGGTTAATCGGGGCAGGAATTGCGGGGAGTTCCCTATTATTAACTGCTTGTGGTAAATCCTCCTCCTCGGAAGCTTTAGAAAAAAGTTTGCAATTACCTAAAATTGAAGGGTTCAGCAAAAATCCGCAGTTTTTAACGGTAAATCGCCCCATAGTTGCCGAAACTGTAGCGGGGAGATATAACAATTTTTATGAGTTCGGAGGGGGTAAAAATATCTGGTTAAAAGCGCAGAAATTACCAACGAATCCCTGGACGGTAGAAGTGGGAGGATTGGTGAAAAATCCCCAGACCTACGATATAGATACTATTAAAAAAACCTTTCCTCTCGAAGAAAGAATCTATCGTTTTCGTTGTGTGGAAGCTTGGTCAATGGTCTTACCTTGGCTGGGTTTTCCGATGAGTGCTTTAATCGCGGCAGTGGAACCAAAACCGGAAGCAAAATTCGTCCGTTTCACCTCCTTTTATGATCCCGAAATTACTAAAGGGCCAGGATTACATTTAGGACCCTTACCCTGGCCCTATGCAGAAGGTTTAAGAATTGAAGAAATGGCCAACGAATTAGCTTTCTTTGCCGTGGGAATTTTCGGGCATGATTTGCCCAAACAACACGGCGCACCCTTGCGAATGGTTATCCCTTGGAAATACGGTTTTAAAGGAGCAAAATCGATAGTAAAAATTGAATTTACCGCCAAACAACCCGCCACCTACTGGAACACAATTGACGCTCACGAATACGATTTTGAGGCTAATGTTAACCCCAGTAAACCCCATCCTCGTTGGTCGCAAGCAACGGAGAAATTTATCGGCAGTAGAAGTGATTTATCTTGGGAAATTATCGAAACTCTGCCCTATAATGGCTACGGTGAATATGTGGCTAGTTTATATAGTTAA
- a CDS encoding cytochrome P450 yields the protein MKIIAKVKTPTFLQMAQWIINPVAFMENAARKHGDIFSTKVGLTVDNFIFVSSPSALQQVLTNDRKQFSAPGEANRIIAPIIGDYSVVMLDGDIHKKRRQLLLPPFHGERMRFYGDLIRDITLRVMAELPQNQPFKARSATTAIALQVIMEAVFGISQGERYQTLKKILAEMLDIFNSPVMASLLFFPILRADLGAWSPWGKYRRSQEKIDDIIYTEIAERKANPNPNRTDILSLLMSAQDEEGNPMSDKELRDELMTLLFAGHETTATAMSWALYWTHRYPEIQAKILQEIATLGDNPNPIDITRLPYLSAVCSETLRIHPVGMLTFPRVVEEPVELDGYPLEKGTILMGCIYLAHHREQTFPDSHTFKPERFLEKQFTPYEYMPFGGGARRCIGEVLAIYEMKIAIATILANYQLTLVNNTPEKPSRRGVTLAPSRGVPMVLKGRREPLVTAPMLAEIS from the coding sequence ATGAAAATCATCGCCAAGGTCAAAACCCCTACCTTCCTGCAAATGGCACAATGGATCATTAATCCCGTAGCTTTTATGGAAAATGCCGCCCGCAAGCATGGCGATATTTTTAGCACAAAAGTGGGTTTAACTGTAGATAATTTTATCTTTGTCAGCAGTCCTTCGGCCCTACAACAGGTTTTAACTAATGATCGTAAACAATTTTCGGCACCGGGGGAAGCAAATCGGATTATTGCCCCGATTATTGGTGATTATTCCGTCGTCATGTTAGACGGAGACATCCACAAAAAACGCCGTCAGCTTTTATTGCCACCTTTTCACGGGGAAAGAATGCGTTTCTACGGCGATTTAATCCGCGATATTACCCTGAGAGTGATGGCAGAATTGCCCCAAAATCAACCTTTTAAAGCCCGTTCAGCGACCACAGCGATTGCTTTACAAGTAATTATGGAGGCAGTTTTTGGAATTAGTCAAGGGGAACGTTATCAAACCCTGAAAAAAATTCTGGCTGAAATGCTCGATATTTTTAACTCTCCGGTGATGGCTTCTTTGCTATTTTTCCCAATTTTGCGGGCTGATTTGGGTGCTTGGAGTCCCTGGGGAAAATACCGGCGTTCCCAAGAAAAAATTGATGATATTATCTACACAGAAATTGCCGAAAGAAAAGCTAATCCTAACCCCAATCGTACCGATATTTTATCACTACTGATGTCGGCCCAGGATGAAGAAGGCAACCCGATGAGCGATAAGGAATTGCGCGATGAATTAATGACCTTATTATTCGCAGGTCATGAAACCACAGCCACTGCTATGTCTTGGGCGCTCTACTGGACTCATCGCTATCCAGAAATTCAAGCAAAAATTCTCCAAGAAATAGCCACTTTAGGAGATAATCCTAACCCGATTGACATAACTAGATTACCCTATCTTTCGGCGGTTTGTTCGGAAACTTTACGCATTCATCCCGTGGGAATGTTAACTTTTCCGCGAGTAGTGGAAGAACCGGTAGAACTAGATGGTTATCCTTTAGAAAAAGGGACAATTCTTATGGGTTGTATTTATCTAGCTCACCACCGCGAGCAAACTTTCCCCGATTCCCATACTTTTAAACCAGAACGCTTTTTAGAAAAACAATTCACCCCCTACGAATATATGCCTTTTGGTGGTGGGGCGCGTCGTTGTATCGGGGAAGTTTTAGCTATCTACGAGATGAAAATCGCTATCGCCACAATTTTGGCCAATTATCAGTTAACTCTAGTTAATAATACCCCCGAAAAACCCAGTCGCCGCGGTGTCACCCTTGCTCCCTCGCGAGGAGTTCCCATGGTCTTAAAAGGACGACGGGAACCTCTGGTGACTGCCCCCATGCTCGCCGAAATTTCTTAA